AATGCGCTTCGATATCCTCAGCGCACCTTTCTATCGTAATAAAGGTGCCTATATTGTCGGCCGAGTGGTATCTAAATCTGGTGTACAGCCGTTTATCATCTCGGTATTACACGCACAAACAGGGGGCTTACTGATCGATGCGCTACTTACCAACAGCTCACAAATGCGGGTGATTTTTGGTTTTGCGCGTGCTTACTTTTTAGTAGAGACCCATGCCCCATCTGCGTTAGTTAAGTTTTTAAATCAACTCATGCCAAATAAAACAAAGGCTGAGCTTTATAATGCCATCGGCTTTCATAAACAGGGAAAAACCGAATTTTATCGTGAGTTTTTACACCACTTAGCGAATTCTGAAGAACAGTTTGAAGTCGCACCAGGTACACCCGGTATGGTGATGATGGTATTCACTCTGCCAAGTTTTCCCTATGTTTTTAAAGTGATCCGTGACCAATTTCCAGAAAGTAAGCCATTTACAAAAGCAACCGTTTTAGAGCGCTACCAACTCGTAAAACGCCACGATCGTGTAGGTAGAATGGCAGATACGATTGAATATTCCGATGTGGTGATCCCACTTGCACGTATTTCTCCAGCTCTTTATCAGCTATTACTAGACTCTATCTCTCAAAGTATACGTATTGAGGGGGACAATATGGTGATAAAACACTTGTATATTGAGCGCCGTATGACACCGCTCAACCTCTTTGTACAGCAAGCCGATGAAGAAACGTGCGAGCAAGTTATTAGAGATTACGGCTATGCGCTTAAAGAAATGCTCGCTGTAAACATTTTTCCAGGTGACATGCTGTTAAAAAATTTTGGCGTGAGCAAACATCATAGAGTTATTTTCTATGACTATGATGAAGTACAATATCTCACGGAAATGAACTTTAGAGCACTGCCAAAACAAGGGCTTGATAATATGTATGACTCTGCGGATATTTCCAGCGCGCCACAAGACGTCTTTCCTGAACAGTTGTGTACATTTGTTCTGACAAATCCTACACTAAAGGAAATGTTTCTGCGCCATCATGCTGATTTGGCTGAGGTGTTGTTTTGGCAGCAAGCACAACGAGATATTCGTGAGAGAGTCGTAAGACATATTTACCCTTATCCACGTGAAAATCGTTTTCTCCAAGATGCCAAAAAAGAAGAATAATATAAAGGAAAACTGAGTGAACATTAGTAAAATTGACCTTAACCTGCTGGTTTACCTCGATACCTTGCTTCGAGAATGCAACGTAACACGTGCCGCAAATCAATTAAGTATTACCCAGCCAGCAATGAGTAATGGTCTTAAGCGCCTCAGAAACCTCTTTAATGACCCTATTTTAGTACGTACCAGCGAAGGCATGGTGCCGACAGAGCGCGCACTTGAGCTGCAGCCTGTGATCCGTGGCATACTTATGACTTTAGAGGAAACCTTAGCCCCTAACAGAGAGTTTGAGGCAGCGAGTAGTAATCGAGTATTTCGAATTATGGCCAGTGACTATGCCGCGAGTACACTTGCACCGAAACTCCTGAATAAACTCCATGAAGAAGCCCCAGATACGACCCTTGATATTCTCACGCCGAGTGATGTTACATTCCATGATGTGGAAAATGGCAAGGTAGACATGGCAATTAACCGCTTCGAAAACTTACCGCAATCGTTCCACCACAAACGAATTTGGAAGGATAGTTTTTGCTGCCTCGTAAAATCCGACAACCCAGTTATTACCAACTTTACGCTTGATGCCTATTTAAAGTCTCGCCATATTTGGGTAAGCAAAACAGGATTTGGTGTTGGGGTCGGAATGGATCCCGCAGATGTACAGAAGCTTGGCTGGGTTGACGAGGCGCTTGCACACTTTGGAAAACACCGAAACATCGCGACTTTTACGCGTAATTATCACGTTGCAATTCACTTAGCAAAAGAGCAGAACTTAATTGCAACATTGCCATCGAAAGCCGCGAATATCTATCGTGATGATCCGACTTTAGCCGTGCTAGAGCCACCTTTCCCAATTCCACCGTTTGAGTTAGATATGATTTGGAGCCCGTTATTACACCGTGATGCAAGTCATATTTGGTTGAGACAAAAAATTGCAGAGGTAGCTGAAGAGCTTACATAACGACATAACAGGCCTCGGATTCGGACAAATAATGAGCCGCTTTAGCTCAGTGCGCTTTTTGAAATTGGTATCGCCAGCTAATTGAACTATCCTTTTATTTATAAGCATAAAGGGTGCAATAGAGCATGGCGAAATTCTCTTATAGAGCAACAGTTGATAGTAAAGAGAAACTTATCCACGCAGCCGCATACGGGGAATGCGTGGAAGCCAATATCATCGAGATGTATAAAAACTTAGGACTTGCACTTAAGTCGAATCAGCTAAAGGGTCTGGTTATCGACGTATCTCAATTACATATCACTTACGACTACCCAAGCGTACTAAGCGTTTTACAAAAGCTCAATCAATTTGTTGATGGGATCACCCTAGCCCGAGTTATTTCTCCCTCAGACACCAAAAGTGGATTAATTGAAGCATTTGCTGACAAGCACGGCTTAGCGATTAAGAACTTCGAGAACTACAACGATGCGGTGGCTTGGGTACTTACCATGAATGCAAAAAATAGTTGAGCAAGCATTCAGAGTCAGGTCATGAAAGCAGTGATATTATCTGATGTTGGCCTATAACAAATGGCCTACCATAAGTAATACCAATTGAATTAATTCTCTAATCAATTTGAAGGGTGAAATAGCATATTAGCTTCGTTAAAAATTCTCATTTAGAACAACTAAATAGCAAAATTTTGCCTTGCTACTAAAGCTATTTCCCCGCTTCAAGATAGATCATTTACTTAATACAACTGGTATAATTTGTGAACAACCTTTATTTCATAATAGGAAACTATGGAACAATATATCTCAACGTTCATTTTTTTCTTTGCGGTCATCGACCCCATTGGCACCATTCCGGTATTTATCGCAACCACTACTGGCTTTGATATTGCTACAAAACGAAAAATAGCGGTTAAGGCAACACTGGTTGCTGCCATTGTGTTACTGTTTTTTATTATTGCTGGCGAAATTATTTTAAATGCCATTGGTATTCCTTTACCTGCATTTGCGATTGCTGGCGGCATCGTACTTTTCATCTTTGCCATGACAATGATTTTTGGCGAGGGTAAGCCAAGTGAAGAGATTAAGTTAGACAGTAAAGCATCAGACACCGCTATTTTCCCTTTAGCAATGCCTTCGATCGCAAGCCCAGGGGCAATGTTGGCTGCCGTTTTGCTTACTAAAAACAGCGAAAACAATGTATTTGAACAACTCCAAACATCGCTTATTATGCTCAGCGTATTGGCTATCGTGTTGCTATTTTTACTGGTTGCGACAAAAATTCACCAATGGATTGGTGATAGTGGCGCAAGTATCGTCAGCCGAGTAATGGGACTTATTTTAGCTTCCGTTGCGGTATCTAGCGTATTGGCGGGTATTAAAGAATATTTTATGTTGTAATAGAGAGTAACGAGAGAGCTAGCCCTCTCTTCAACGCCAGCTATCTTTCAAAGTCACTGTTTCAAAATAAATTTCTTCACCGCTTTATTGTGCTCAGACAATGTTTTCGAAAAGTGGTGCCCACCATCTCCTGACGCAACAAAATAAAAATAATCGGTTGTTGCGGGATTAAGTGCCGCATGGATAGCAGCACGAGACGGCATTGCAATGGGGGTCGGTGGTAAGCCATCAATCCGATAGGTATTATATGGCGTCTTTTTACGGATATCTTCACGTTTAATGTCACCATCAAAGTGCTCACCAATACCATAAATAATGGTTGGATCTGTCTGTAAACGCATGCCCTTACGTAAGCGATTGATAAAAACGGAGGCTACTTTATCTCTTTCTGCGACTACGCCCGTTTCTTTCTCAATAATCGAAGCCAAGATCAAGGCTTCATAAGGCGTGTTTAAAGGAAGATCTGGCATCCTGTTTTGCCACTCCTGCTCAAGCACACTCTGCATTTTGGTATGGGCGCGTTTAAGTAAGCGCAGCGCTGAGTCATTTCCATGGTAATGGTAGGTGTCGGGGTACAACCACCCTTCAGCTGAACTTTGCGCTATATTCAGTTGTGCTGCCAGCTTATCAATGTCTTGCGTTAAGTAAGGGGCACTAAGGAGCTTGTTTTTGACTTCCCAAATGGGCATCCCTTCAATGATTGTAAAGCTAAAGTTGTGTTGCTCTCCACGACTAATTTTGCTGATGGCATCCAGCACAGTTAGCCCTTTAAGATCGTAAAAGCCCGCTTGTAACGCGAATAACTTAGGCTCTAACTTACTATAAAGTTGATAAGGAAAGCAGTTAGATAATGCCCCGCTACGCTGCCATAGCTGACAGAGCTGATTAAATGTTTGCCCAGCCTTTATCTCAACTAATGACTCAGAGATATTAAGTGGTTCAAATTTAACCTTATTTATTTGCTGAGATAACCACCAGGACGCTGCTGCTATCAAAAATGCGACTATGATAAACAGTTTTTTCATTTATATTACTTCCCTAAAAATCGCCTTTTCAATTCATGTAAGTAGGCGATATCGAAATGTTTATTCTCAATTCTTACTACAGGTACCAACTGCATTAAACTATTACAAATAAATACGCCATCAGCTGCTTTTAACTCGTCAAAAGCAATTTTTTTGACCCTAATATCATGCCTACTTTCAAGTGCGGTTAAGAATACGCCTTTAATGCCTGAGCCACTAAGATCTGGTGTATACAGCTTGTTTTCTTTAATCATGATGATATTTGCCGCTGACGCTTCAATCACCATATCATTGATATCCATCACAATAACATCGTCGCAAACCAATGTCTGTGCATCTTGTTTAATAAGTACTTGTTCTAACCGATTCAGTGTCTTTAATCCAGCTAGTAATGGCTGAATACCCAGTTTAACTCGGCTTAATGCGACCTCAATCCCATTTTGCTGCCATGTTTTATAGTGTGAAGGAAAAGGTAAGACCTGAATACTCACACTTGGCTGAGGCGTCTCAGGAGCTTGGTAACCGCGGCCCCCGCACCCTCGAGTGATAAGGATCTTTAGCACCGCTTCCGCTTTATCTTTAACTTGCTCTTGAGCTAAAGACTCAATTTTATCTAATCGTAACTCGGGAAAGTCCAAGCGCTGCTGACACAATGTCAATCGCGCCTTGTGAAGTGGCCACAAGTCAATATTTCCATCACGGACTAACGCAGTGGTAAAAAAACCGTCTCCATAGGCCAATCCTCTGTCAGTGTTAGAAAAAAGCTGCTGATTATCCACATCGCTTTCCTTTTAAGGGTATTCACAACATAAAAAAGCTCGGCATTGCCGAGCTTTTTTATCATAACCTACTTTGCTATTAGATTACTAAGGCTGATCTACACCTTTTTAAATAGCAATGAACCGTTTGTTCCACCGAAGCCAAAAGAATTACACAAAGTGTACTCTAGCTTGGCATCACGGGCAGTATGAGGCACGTAGTCTAAATCACAACCTTCATCTGGGTTATCTAAGTTAATGGTCGGCGTTACTTTTTGGTCTTGCAGTGCAAGAATCGAAATAATTGATTCAACTGAGCCCGCAGCACCAAGTAAGTGGCCCATCATTGATTTAGACGAGCTCACCATTACATCTTTTGCCGCAGAACCAAATACCGACTTTACAGCATGCGTCTCTGCAACGTCACCCGCCGGAGTGGAAGTACCGTGTGCATTGATATAGCCAACCTGCTCTGCATTGATCCCTGCGTCATTCAATGCATTAACCATGGCTTGTGCAGCGCCAGCACCATCTTCTGGTGGCGACGTCATATGATATGCATCGCCACTCATACCAAAGCCAACCAGTTCAGCGTAAATCTTCGCACCACGAGCTTTCGCATGCTCATACTCTTCCAGTACGATCACACCGGCTCCATCAGCTAGCACAAAACCATCACGGTCTTTATCCCAAGGGCGAGAAGCCGCTTGCGGATCATCGTTACGCGTAGAAAGCGCACGAGCTGCACTAAAACCGCCCATACCAATTGGGGTTGACGCTTTTTCAGCACCGCCAGCTACCATCGCATCCGCATCGCCATATGCAATCATACGGGCCGCATGGCCGATATTATGAAGGCCAGTTGTACATGCAGTAACAATCGAAATATTTGGACCTCTTAAGCCATGCATGATAGACAAGTGGCCAGAAATCATATTGATAATGGTAGAAGGTACGTAAAACGGAGAAAGCTTGCGTGGGCCACTATTTAATAGTTTAACGTGGTTTTCTTCAATTAGCGTCAAACCACCTATACCAGAGCCAATGGCTACACCAACTCTTGCGGCATTCTCTTCGTTAACTTCAAGACCTGAGTCTTTTATAGCCTGTACACCTGCAGCGATACCATACTGGATGAAAACATCCATTTTTTTAGCATCTTTAGGGGAAATATACTCAGTGACATCAAAGTCGTTAACTAAACCAGCAAACTTAGTTCCGAAACCTTCTGTGTCAAAATGCGTGATATTGCGAATGCCACTACGGCCTTCTAATAAGCCCTGCCAGGTAGATGCAACATCATTACCCAGCGGCGTCAACATACCTAAGCCAGTTACTACGACTCGACGTTTAGCCACGGTGTCCTCCAAAAAGGGATTATTATAATAATTGGGGGGTCTAGAAAGAGTTAGGGCAGCGAGTGCTGCCCTAATAGAAAAGCTAGTTACTCAGCGTGAGCAGTAACGTAGTCGATAGCTGCCTGAACAGTAGTGATTTTCTCAGCTTCTTCATCAGGGATCTCTGTATCGAACTCTTCTTCTAGCGCCATTACAAGCTCAACAGTGTCTAGAGAATCAGCACCTAAATCATCAACGAAAGACGCTTCTGATTTAACTTCTTCTTCTTTAACACCTAGTTGTTCAACAATAATTTTCTTTACGCGTTCTTGGATGTCGCTCATTCTTCTTTCCTTTATTTAAACGCTACTGCGTTAATTTTCAGATTGCGGCGCAGTTTACGACGCATCATTCTGGGATTCAAGGATTGACCCGTACTTTTTTTTCTGGTCAAACCTGTTACAAAGCTTTGAATCTTTTTATCGCCTATTTTCGCGACGATTTCAAGTACGTTGTCGACAAGATCACAAAAATTTCAATTGATTTGTGATCTTAGCGGGTTAAACCATGTACATCGCACCATTTACGTGCAAAGTTTCGCCAGAAACATAAGCTGCCGCATCTGACGCTAAATAAACCACAGCTGCAGCGATTTCTTCTGGTTGGCCTAAACGACCTGCTGGTACATTCGCCAAAGTCGCTGCTTTTTGCTCATCAGTTAGCTCATCCGTCATATCTGTCTGAATGAAGCCCGGTGCTACAGTATTTACCGTAATACCACGAGATGCAACCTCACGCGCCAATGATTTTGTAAAACCAATTACACCCGCTTTTGCAGCAGCATAGTTAGCTTGACCCGCATTACCCATAGTGCCCACTACCGAGCCAATGTTAATGATACGGCCATTTTTCTTCTTCATCATTGGACGAAGTACGGCTTTTGATAAGCGGAAAATAGATGATAAATTAGTATCGATGATGTCATCCCATTCTTGATCTTTCATGCGCATCAGCAAGTTATCGCGAGTGATACCAGCGTTGTTTACCAACACATCGATATCACCTAATTCTGCTTTGATTGCATCTAAAGTTGCTGCGATTGAGTCGACATCTGTCACGTTTAGCGCATAACCTTTACCATTTTCGCCTAGATACTCAGAGATACGCTCTGCACCAGACTCACTCGTTGCAGTGCCTGCAACTTTTGCGCCTTGCGCAACCAAAGCGTTAGCAATTGATTTACCAATGCCACGGCTAGCACCTGTTACTAGTACTACCTTACCTTCTAAAGAAAATAAATTACTCATATAACTCTCATTATTATTCTGCTGCTGCAATGGCAGCTAAATCATTTACTGACACGCACGACACTGAGCGGTCGATACGTTTGACAAGACCCGAAATCACTTTACCAGGGCCGAACTCAAAAGTTGTTGTAACACCTTCTTTCGCAACCGCTTGTACGGTTTCAGTCCATCTCACAGGACTGTAAAGCTGACGAATAAGCGCATCTTTTATTGCTGCTGCATCTTTAGCAACAGTAACATCAACATTGTTGATCACATCAAACTTTGGCTCTGAAAATACAAGTGCTTCAAGGTCTTTGGCTAATTTATCAGCGGCAGGTTTCATTAATGCGCAATGAGATGGAACGCTGACAGCAAGCGGTAATGCACGCTTAGCTCCTGCTTCTTTACACGCTTGAGAAGCTCTATTTACTGCTTCAACGTGACCCG
This genomic interval from Pseudoalteromonas galatheae contains the following:
- the aceK gene encoding bifunctional isocitrate dehydrogenase kinase/phosphatase; this translates as MQAQQLAERILSGFQNHYHAFVEITKLAPIAFASQNWGEIERISKARISQYDSKVDETAQKLIQLYGSTQLNESLWYQVKQAYLERLTFHPQPELAETFYNSVFCRLFHRRYYNSDFIFVETQLANATSLPVEAEYRSYFPVVNGLKPTIKKIIEHIDFHCEFEDLDRDIRLLVKAFLKQAPNTHHQAHLMRFDILSAPFYRNKGAYIVGRVVSKSGVQPFIISVLHAQTGGLLIDALLTNSSQMRVIFGFARAYFLVETHAPSALVKFLNQLMPNKTKAELYNAIGFHKQGKTEFYREFLHHLANSEEQFEVAPGTPGMVMMVFTLPSFPYVFKVIRDQFPESKPFTKATVLERYQLVKRHDRVGRMADTIEYSDVVIPLARISPALYQLLLDSISQSIRIEGDNMVIKHLYIERRMTPLNLFVQQADEETCEQVIRDYGYALKEMLAVNIFPGDMLLKNFGVSKHHRVIFYDYDEVQYLTEMNFRALPKQGLDNMYDSADISSAPQDVFPEQLCTFVLTNPTLKEMFLRHHADLAEVLFWQQAQRDIRERVVRHIYPYPRENRFLQDAKKEE
- a CDS encoding LysR family transcriptional regulator, with protein sequence MNISKIDLNLLVYLDTLLRECNVTRAANQLSITQPAMSNGLKRLRNLFNDPILVRTSEGMVPTERALELQPVIRGILMTLEETLAPNREFEAASSNRVFRIMASDYAASTLAPKLLNKLHEEAPDTTLDILTPSDVTFHDVENGKVDMAINRFENLPQSFHHKRIWKDSFCCLVKSDNPVITNFTLDAYLKSRHIWVSKTGFGVGVGMDPADVQKLGWVDEALAHFGKHRNIATFTRNYHVAIHLAKEQNLIATLPSKAANIYRDDPTLAVLEPPFPIPPFELDMIWSPLLHRDASHIWLRQKIAEVAEELT
- a CDS encoding MarC family protein encodes the protein MEQYISTFIFFFAVIDPIGTIPVFIATTTGFDIATKRKIAVKATLVAAIVLLFFIIAGEIILNAIGIPLPAFAIAGGIVLFIFAMTMIFGEGKPSEEIKLDSKASDTAIFPLAMPSIASPGAMLAAVLLTKNSENNVFEQLQTSLIMLSVLAIVLLFLLVATKIHQWIGDSGASIVSRVMGLILASVAVSSVLAGIKEYFML
- the mltG gene encoding endolytic transglycosylase MltG; translation: MKKLFIIVAFLIAAASWWLSQQINKVKFEPLNISESLVEIKAGQTFNQLCQLWQRSGALSNCFPYQLYSKLEPKLFALQAGFYDLKGLTVLDAISKISRGEQHNFSFTIIEGMPIWEVKNKLLSAPYLTQDIDKLAAQLNIAQSSAEGWLYPDTYHYHGNDSALRLLKRAHTKMQSVLEQEWQNRMPDLPLNTPYEALILASIIEKETGVVAERDKVASVFINRLRKGMRLQTDPTIIYGIGEHFDGDIKREDIRKKTPYNTYRIDGLPPTPIAMPSRAAIHAALNPATTDYFYFVASGDGGHHFSKTLSEHNKAVKKFILKQ
- the pabC gene encoding aminodeoxychorismate lyase, whose protein sequence is MDNQQLFSNTDRGLAYGDGFFTTALVRDGNIDLWPLHKARLTLCQQRLDFPELRLDKIESLAQEQVKDKAEAVLKILITRGCGGRGYQAPETPQPSVSIQVLPFPSHYKTWQQNGIEVALSRVKLGIQPLLAGLKTLNRLEQVLIKQDAQTLVCDDVIVMDINDMVIEASAANIIMIKENKLYTPDLSGSGIKGVFLTALESRHDIRVKKIAFDELKAADGVFICNSLMQLVPVVRIENKHFDIAYLHELKRRFLGK
- the fabF gene encoding beta-ketoacyl-ACP synthase II; the protein is MAKRRVVVTGLGMLTPLGNDVASTWQGLLEGRSGIRNITHFDTEGFGTKFAGLVNDFDVTEYISPKDAKKMDVFIQYGIAAGVQAIKDSGLEVNEENAARVGVAIGSGIGGLTLIEENHVKLLNSGPRKLSPFYVPSTIINMISGHLSIMHGLRGPNISIVTACTTGLHNIGHAARMIAYGDADAMVAGGAEKASTPIGMGGFSAARALSTRNDDPQAASRPWDKDRDGFVLADGAGVIVLEEYEHAKARGAKIYAELVGFGMSGDAYHMTSPPEDGAGAAQAMVNALNDAGINAEQVGYINAHGTSTPAGDVAETHAVKSVFGSAAKDVMVSSSKSMMGHLLGAAGSVESIISILALQDQKVTPTINLDNPDEGCDLDYVPHTARDAKLEYTLCNSFGFGGTNGSLLFKKV
- the acpP gene encoding acyl carrier protein, which encodes MSDIQERVKKIIVEQLGVKEEEVKSEASFVDDLGADSLDTVELVMALEEEFDTEIPDEEAEKITTVQAAIDYVTAHAE
- the fabG gene encoding 3-oxoacyl-ACP reductase FabG, producing MSNLFSLEGKVVLVTGASRGIGKSIANALVAQGAKVAGTATSESGAERISEYLGENGKGYALNVTDVDSIAATLDAIKAELGDIDVLVNNAGITRDNLLMRMKDQEWDDIIDTNLSSIFRLSKAVLRPMMKKKNGRIINIGSVVGTMGNAGQANYAAAKAGVIGFTKSLAREVASRGITVNTVAPGFIQTDMTDELTDEQKAATLANVPAGRLGQPEEIAAAVVYLASDAAAYVSGETLHVNGAMYMV